CCGTCCGGCACCCGCTCTTTCTTTGTGACGCTCATCAGCGACTCGAGCGTTTGCGGGGACGTGTCAAGAGAGGCAGGCACAATATGATGAATTGCATAGCCCGCTGCAGGTGTCCACATAGCCTTCTCGgccgccagctgcgccgcagatGGAACAAAAGGCGCGATGCCTCCTTTGGCGGCGTTGTGCCGACCACCCAGCTCCACTTGCATAACATATTCCAGAACCTGATGCACcatgcgcgctgccgcctgctcTGACAAGAGCTCAGCCtccgcccgctgctgctgcgcctgaGCAGAGGTGTTTCCACGCTCCTGCGCAAGggcctcctgcgccgcccgtATGTTCAGCCCCTCCGCAGCCCCACTGCGGCGGGGGCGCTTGCCACTCGCATCGGCACCGCTGGAGGAAGCCTCGGATGACGCCTCGTTGGCGTCTGCAAAGCGCTTGTGACCCGACAGCAAAGTCCGCACGCTGGAGTTATCACCCTGCGCTGCGGTCTTGGTGTTGCGCAGGAAGTCGTTAAGGTCCATGGGATAGCGAACAACACACAGAACAGCGAGCAACAAGAAAGGGATGAGGTACTTGCGCGTGTGAGGTGCAAGGAAGTCGCTGTGaaggctgcagctgcggtgtTCCTGCGTTAGCTTGACCTGCATACGCCAAAACTAGATTCGTTAGCGCCACCTCTTGGCTTTCTCTTGCGGCCGTACCAACACTGAGAAACCGTTCACACACCGGAGGGGAGCTGTCCACAGCATCAGTGCGGGCAACTCTCAacccaagaaaaaaaacgacgcGTACATCAAATCCGCCACGTTGAGATCAAGCGCGgagccgcgcgcgcgaggcaTGTCAAAGGCAGAGGCGCGAGAGAGTGGGGTAAGGCAACtgaaagaggaagaggtgcCAGACAGCAGACACGCCAGAGAAGGAggccacacgcgcacacatgcctTTTCGTCGGAAAGGGGTatggtgtggtgtggggaAGCCACACGTAATATAAAAGAGCgggcctctgccgccgttcCATcgactcgcacgcacaccctcaCCAGCTGTGGCATCCGACGAGACACAAGGGGACAATCCAGGTGATCAAGCGGCGGCACAGCCCCCCGATCCATCATCCTTTTGGAGCCCCTTGTACTTGAGGGGGCGGGAAGAGGGCGGCGTCGTTAGATCCGCACCCACAAAAAGCGAAACGTGCGAGAGGTGGGCAATATCCCGCACGCCCCCAAACGTTTTCTTTACATACCcctttgcgtgtgcgtacggCTAGACGGGCTGGCTCGCTGccgtggagggaggaggtggccaTCAGCGCTGTATGGGTCTCAcccccactccaccccaccACAACGATCGCCCTTGCGCGCGTTTAGAGTTAAGCGTTAAAGGCGAAACAAACAACCAAGAGCCCCCATCGAGGGGCGGGAGAGACCGAGAGATGCAACCTGACTCCTCGATGCGGGTGAGGAGTGCAAGCCAGTCGTACGGGTGACGTTGCTGCCAGACTTGTattccacacacacacacacgcgcgcacgccctctctctttctctcggGCGACATGGCCGGATCGCACCACTGCTAATTACTTGCATCACTgtagacgcgcacacacgcgcacggacaCAAGAGCAACACGCACCCAGCTGCACCAGCCATGGACCCACAGGCACGAAGACACCTCAATGTTAAACGTCCACTCACGTGTAGGTATCGCTTACCCAGcaacaccacacacacaaacctACATGCATGCAGGCGGCAGCAAGAGACGCCAGGAGCGCCCAGCGCCTCTTGCTGCTCTTGttccgctctcgctctctcgatTCTAGTACGGCCGACGCTGCAGGTACGTGGACAGAATAACGCTCATCGGCGGCACCGTGTAGGCCGGCTCACCCAGTACCTCAGCCAGCCACTGATCCGCCTGAgccgtctgctgcgctgttGCCAAGGCGCCTTCTTTGCTCGCTGTCATTAGCACCTCCTGTGAGTCTTGGATTGAGGTTATCTCCTTGAAGAAGGACTGCAGCTGAAGGCGTGCGGCCTTGTCGCCCTCTGCCacggcacccgcgccgctCGCTGCGTCGCTGGTGCCGGCCCATTCATACACGGAGGgctgcgccacagctgcGGCTCCTGTAGGCAGCTGCAAAATCTTGAAGCCCGTCACAGCGTCCACAGCAGCGAGACGCTGGCCATTCATGTGCAGTGGGGCGATGTGGCGCAAAGGGAAGCGAGAGGCGTTCGCAATACGGCGCACCACCTCACCCAGCTGTGGGCCCTTactgctgccggcggcgcagcagcgaagcTCCACAAGGGATGTGTCCTCGAGGGCGGCTATCACCGTCGTGTCCGTGAAGGCGCTCAAGGCAGTAATGCATGACTCGTCCACGCTGAATACGGTCGGCTCCtctgcacacgtgtgcagtGTCCAAAAGAAGATGTGCCGTTTCCCAGCTGCCACGGCGTGCCGGCAGTCGGGTGACACGACTATCCTGCGCAGCGGTTGCGTTTCCGTGTACTGCGGCAAAAGTTGAACCAGTGACCAGCGCTCGCCGGGCCTGCAGTCCTGCACCGAATACACGTGCAGACAGTCATCCGCCACGAAGCAGAGCGAGCTGTCCGCGGAAAGGGCCATTGTCTGCACCTGCTGGGAGGGGGTCGCCATCGTGGAGTGGTTGTGCCAGCCGCCAGTCGGGGTGCCGTATGTGTCCTGTGCGGTGAAGGCAGTCTGTGCCCAGCACTTCATCGCCTCGGAGCTCAGCGTGAACactcgccgccctcgcttGTCCACCTCCAGAGCTAGCACGGCGGAGCGATGCGGGGAGTAGACGGTCTGCGTCTCCACATGCCGCTTATGTGGCATGTCATACTCCCaaaagcgcagcagcgggggaaGCACCGTCGAGGAGAAGGACTCGTACGTCACGAGAGAGCGGCTGTCGTTCAGAATGCCAACGAACTGAATTCCATGGCGGGGCGGGCTCGGGATCGTCTCCATCTGCGAGGACACGTGGAGCGAGTAGATAGACTGCTGCGTGTACGGGTcgcagacgcgcagcacATTTGGCATCCCCGTCAGAATCACAGCCGGGCTCCCGCGCCACTGCTCAACGACGAGCCCGGTGCACACATCCTCAGCGGCCCACTCGATGCCCTCCGCCGTCGTTGCCACACGCATCTGCAGCAAGTCCGCAACGGCGAGCGTCGACGTGCCACATGACAGCAACAGCTGCGCCCCTCCACTGTTGAAGGGCGTTATGCCTTGCAGCGTGCCCAGCTGCACCTTGACTTTCTTGTGACTGTAGGACACCAGATCCCAGATTAGCAGCACAGACTCGCGGCCGCCAGTGTAGACTGCGCTGCCATCTAGAGCAAAGGCAAGCGCTGTCAGGGGTGTGTGATGCCAGTGGTCGGCAAAGCAGTGTGGCTCTTGAACCTCCACGTAGATGAGCAGCTCACCGCGCCTGCCACCAACAGCGACCGACATGCTCATTGGGCTGCAGGAAACACTCTGGATCTGCACATTTACGGCGCGCGGCAGGAGGGGCGGACAGGACGGGCGGTGCGGCTGGTGAGCGGACAGGCGGTCCGTGAAGAGGGAGTAGAAAAACTCATGCGCGTGCGGGACGGCTACAACGACCAGGCCAGTAAACTGGCCGACAGAAAGATACCCGTGCGGTACGGCCTCCTTGAAGgtgtgcaccaccaccgccgacggcgcgctCGTCGCCCCCATGGGTGAGGCGGAGCCTAGCGCGGCCTCGTAAACGCCGGCTTTCGTGAGCATAACAGCAAAGAGCTGTCCCTGCTGCACATGGAAGTGAGCAGCCATgacgacggaggcggtgtcGGCCGCCTCACCGTTCACCGTCCGGCTCGTTGAGCCCTGATGCCGCCTATCTGCAACTTCCTCACTCTCTCCAGCTGATGTGGACGGGAGAGGTGAGGCCGGTGGGAGTCGAATCGAGACAGTGCGCGCCAAAGATGGCGCGCCACCCTCGATTGCAAACTCGAACAACGTAGCCTCGGCATCGATgacgtgcagcaccgccttggCGCCAGAAGTGCTCTGCACATACATCCCGCACACGCGGGATCCGTTGAGCCGCTCCACGAGGAACTTCCGCAGCGACTTGGGCGCATAAAACGCCACCGCGGTGTCCTCTGCCACACAGACTACCTGCGAAcaggcggcgaagcagctcTGCATCCTTGCTGCCTTCGTCTGTGagtgtgtctctgtgtgtgcgtccgtgtgtgcagaagaagggagggggagagtcGCTCCGGTGGAGAGACAACGTTGTTGTGTGTCGccaaggagaagcagcggcgggacTGCGCGGGCACTGGCCACGACAGCTGCACACAAAAGCagtggaggagaaggagcggtCAGCAGCTGCCAAGgtcacacgcagagagaacgagaggcGCAGAGGGAAAAGGAGCGAAGAGAGCCACGGCGAAGACGAAGGGGGCGAGAGTAAGCGAGAGCACAGCAGAGCACAGGCAAATGTATGTTTCTCTTCAAGGGGAAAAGGGCCGTGTGCGATGATGAGGATAGCACCAATGGAAGTGCGCAAGAGAAACACCGCGGCGAGTGCAGCGGTTACTGTTCCTTGTcacgcacatacatataGATtgacgtgcacacgcaccacctCTATTCTGGGatccgccgctgcaggagaggggaagggggaggggccatGAGAAAGCATGATAGAAAAGCAGAGTCGTCTGCGGACTGAAACGCGACGCGGCTGCCCGCAAGCTCGGGCTGCGACCCTTTGACGCGCCCTCTGGAAGGAGATCCCGTCCAGTGGCACCGACACTTCCATGAAGTCGTGAGGTAGAAGAATGACAAacgcccctctcttcccccgtCCTGCATCACTGTGGGTGACCCAATGgcccctccttccccaccaccacgcagtcggctcgctcgctcgccctTTTTTGTGTATTATGTGGGCTTGCTCGTAGCACACActcctgctgctgggccggcgggaggggaggaggagagaggagggagggcaacGAATTACCACtttgacacacacacacacacacgcacactcccGCACGCGAACATGGCTAACAAAAAACGAAATGAGGGCGAACGTAGTAGAGGAAgagcacgaaaaaaaaagacgcgGCGGGGCGACGCGAGAGCACAAAACAGGATGTGAAAGAACAACAATACAACATCAAAACACGAAAGAAACTACGTGCACAAttgctgtgcagcagcttgTGTGTTCAcatatgtgtgcgtgtgctcaaCCGCCTTCCTCCGGCAGCGGAAGAAGAGTGAAGGAGGGTGGGGCTACGTACGCGCTGTGACGCCACTCCCTCACCCACACATGAACAGAatcacacacgcatgccAGCATATAAAGCCAAGCATGAATAAGAATAGCGCACTACGACACACACCAGCACCCGCATCCTCctgctactgctgcttgCCTAGCTCTGAATCTCTCCATCTCTACGGTGAGCAACCCCACGTTCCGCACCCCATCAAAGCGCTTCACCAACAGATATGAAAAGGAACAAGGTGCAGCGAAGgtcgcctgtgtgtgtgtgtgtgtgtgtgtgtgtgtgcatggggCACACAACTGCGATAATCCGCTCCATCAACAGCAAACCTTTTAGCGCATTCTGTCAAAAGTCTTCGCAGAAACAgtggccgccgtggtgccgtcgtcgcgaTCTTCGTAGAATCCcgaaccccctccccccgccacacacacaccgcgcAATGAACAATGCATCTCTGTATGGTGCAACCATCCTTCACGCTAACGGCGCATcaaggcgccgcagcgctccTCTTGCTGTTTTTCTGCTGCGAGGTTGTATAGGCTTACCGCACAGCCACAGTGCCGgtgtcggtgctgccgtAGCGGTCGAACCGGTTTGCAGAGTTGAGGGATTGCAGCTCTGCCGGATCGATCCCCACCACATACACCGGCCGCCTCCACCCGCGGCAGCATGTGGAGATAAGAAACATGAGTACGGTGAGGCACAGCAGAACGAGCCCCGCACGCACCGGGTTTGCCCTGGCGTAGGCTACAGAAGACTGAAAGGCGCCAATGCTGAAGGCCTTCACAGAAGTAAACGCACGTGTCACGATGGACTCGACGGAGTCCACAATCCCCGCATCGGTATTGAAGGTGTTCTTCgagtcgccgtcgccgtgcttCTTCGGTCGCTTAGTGCCCGACGGGTCCTTCGttgtcgtcgtggtggtggacgtCGACACTGTCGTTGACTGCGGCGTCGATCCGTCAGATGGCGTCTGCGCTGACGACTCAAAGTCATGATGTGACTCAGTGGGCGCGTTCTCGTCGGCGCTGGATTCGGAAGCAGACGGCACGCCACTTAGTTGTGGCGTTGAACTTGCGTTTGGGTTGTCTGCGCTGTTCTCGTTTGCATTCGGCACATACACCGGAACCGGTGCCCCCAGGCCCGGTTTCGCCACTGCCTGGTTCGATGATGCGTTGTACCTCCCTGGGCTGGTCGTGATGGGTAGCGGAGACGCGTGAGTGATGCCGTTCCTTGACGCCGAGACAGAGTTTGGCGACACTGACGAGACAACGACGACACTGTCGTGATTATCGACGCCACCTACCTTCGCCGGAGACCCTTCCAGCACGCGGTCCGCCCGCACTCCCAGGGAGTGGTTCGCGAGGCTCTCGTCCGCGCCCCTCCATGCATCTTTGAAATTGCCTTCACTCCTGTTGCCGCCGGCCAGAGCGGACTTGTCGTCGAAGCGGAAAATGAGGCGACCGTTGAGGGCCTGCGGCGGACGGGCGTTGCCGAAGCGGTGGAAGCCgttcggcagcagcgcatccatcGCGTCGCGCAGCCTGCCGACCGCCACGGGTGAGATGAGAACTGGCGACGTCATCACCACCCATCGGACGTTCTCGGTGCAAGGTGGGTGCGTCAGGGAGCCGTCATAGAGCAGGTAGCTCTCGCGCGCCGGAATcagcgagaggagggagaggttCTCTGTCAGGAAGCACGTCGTCATGGCGTTGCGCTTCGGCAGCGATCCGTCCACTAagatgtgctgcagcgcgcgcgaTGAGGTGCTGTTGATCGTGGTGGAGGCCTtcagcatcaccgccactATGAGTACATTacgcttctttttttccacATGATTTGTGGTGAAAGACATGTGCATTTCGACATCGGGGCGCAGCGTACGGAGTTGGTGCGCCGGCATGGCGTGAAAGTGCAGGCCCGTGAAGTGGTAGGTGAGCGAGTGGTTCAGCGGGTCGATCACCATGCACTCACTCATGCCATCCGGCAAGCGTCCCGGCTTCTCAAAGCTGACTGTGCTCACGATGCCCTCGTTGATGATTCGCATCTGCGTCTCCTCACGTGGGAAGACGCACTTGGCGGAGAACTGCAGTCGCTCCAGCGGGGCATTCGACACAACCTCGTTGGGGTTCACATTCGCGAAGGAAATCGGACTCTGCCGTCTCCCCGTCAAGCACAACTTTGGCCAATCCTTCAGGTTTGTGTAGTCCCAGGAGGTGCGCGAGCTGTCGGGACTGCCGAACACCAGCCCAGATGTGCCGTAGTTGCCCTCGTAGTACGAGTGCTGCTCGGCCAGCCCACTGACGACACCAGCGACGCTGACGAGAAGTACCAGCTGCGCGATGGCGA
Above is a window of Leishmania mexicana MHOM/GT/2001/U1103 complete genome, chromosome 28 DNA encoding:
- a CDS encoding carbonic anhydrase-like protein gives rise to the protein MKRLSFCGALAIAQLVLLVSVAGVVSGLAEQHSYYEGNYGTSGLVFGSPDSSRTSWDYTNLKDWPKLCLTGRRQSPISFANVNPNEVVSNAPLERLQFSAKCVFPREETQMRIINEGIVSTVSFEKPGRLPDGMSECMVIDPLNHSLTYHFTGLHFHAMPAHQLRTLRPDVEMHMSFTTNHVEKKKRNVLIVAVMLKASTTINSTSSRALQHILVDGSLPKRNAMTTCFLTENLSLLSLIPARESYLLYDGSLTHPPCTENVRWVVMTSPVLISPVAVGRLRDAMDALLPNGFHRFGNARPPQALNGRLIFRFDDKSALAGGNRSEGNFKDAWRGADESLANHSLGVRADRVLEGSPAKVGGVDNHDSVVVVSSVSPNSVSASRNGITHASPLPITTSPGRYNASSNQAVAKPGLGAPVPVYVPNANENSADNPNASSTPQLSGVPSASESSADENAPTESHHDFESSAQTPSDGSTPQSTTVSTSTTTTTTKDPSGTKRPKKHGDGDSKNTFNTDAGIVDSVESIVTRAFTSVKAFSIGAFQSSVAYARANPVRAGLVLLCLTVLMFLISTCCRGWRRPVYVVGIDPAELQSLNSANRFDRYGSTDTGTVAVR